A stretch of the Pogona vitticeps strain Pit_001003342236 chromosome 8, PviZW2.1, whole genome shotgun sequence genome encodes the following:
- the MCAM gene encoding cell surface glycoprotein MUC18, translated as MARGGRLGRFALGCLCCLVLATGGPGGRGGVSGEGEVAMPEVVEVEMGKTALIPCQFSLPENGSYAYIHWHSFDKTQRKLIISMIRDREQNTDPKLKDRLSILANFSLEIRQVALQDAKVYICQVGLGSAGVAENRTTLRVSKAPEPPVIQKTDTGITASDSEKYEIAKCISRNSYPASTITWYKDEEPLTENGKDIEIRPMHIMESSGLYTVQSTLLAQVTKDDRHAIFHCQVDYSLMGAKQTIVSKNFTINIHYPSEEISFVINASRPVVKEGDSVTLHCKADGNPPPEYTLVKLQDGEEEPLSDVSGGKVVLRDVDRNQSGSYLCKVLDLQSFAELNASVNLFVNYLDVPTVRIVAVDAEKQQRKHTPREGDTLLLSCNTTSSGPVEFQWEKKGEVISTDHLLKLTKVTYQDMGEYTCRVTMPEVPGLSRSKVASVVIHSKPKLTTPEGVVYIKEGEVLNLTCSVFSVQKPKFFWSAKNITSHPLSSRNHQHNSTISIQVTEALLASGINCSAENKLGTTEHQFMLELRPAATKPGVPDSDEMLKPKESNGVIIVAVIVCIMVVSILGAVLYFLHKKGKLACGRSGKQEITRPDAHKDEIVVEVKSDKAPEEAGLLQGANGEKKSTGDQGEEYINLRN; from the exons ATGGCGAGGGGCGGCCGGCTGGGACGCTTCGCCTTGGGCTGCCTGTGTTGCCTCGTCTTGGCCACCGGTGGccccggaggaagaggag GAGTATCTGGAGAAGGCGAAGTCGCCATGCCGGAGGTGGTGGAGGTGGAAATGGGGAAGACCGCCCTCATTCCCTGCCAGTTCTCCCTCCCGGAGAACGGCAGCTATGCTTACATCCACTGGCACTCT TTTGACAAAACCCAACGGAAGCTGATTATCTCCATGATCCGGGACAGAGAACAAAACACGGACCCCAAGCTCAAGGACCGGTTGAGCATCCTGGCCAATTTCTCCCTTGAAATCCGCCAGGTGGCTCTGCAGGACGCCAAGGTGTACATCTGCCAGGTGGGCTTGGGCAGCGCCGGCGTCGCCGAGAACCGGACCACGCTGCGAGTCTCCA AAGCCCCAGAGCCACCAGTCATTCAGAAGACAGACACTGGCATCACGGCGTCGGACTCTGAGAAGTACGAG ATTGCAAAATGCATCAGCCGCAACAGCTACCCGGCCTCCACCATCACGTGGTACAAGGATGAAGAGCCTTTGACTGAAAATGGGAAAG ACATTGAAATCCGCCCGATGCACATTATGGAGTCAAGCGGCTTGTACACCGTCCAGAGCACTCTCTTGGCCCAAGTCACCAAAGACGACCGCCATGCCATCTTCCACTGCCAGGTCGATTACAGCCTGATGGGGGCAAAGCAGACCATCGTGTCCAAGAACTTCACCATCAACATTCATT ACCCCTCGGAGGAAATCAGCTTTGTGATCAACGCATCGAGGCCAGTCGTGAAGGAGGGGGACAGCGTGACCCTCCACTGCAAAGCCGACGGGAACCCGCCCCCCGAGTACACCTTGGTCAAGCTGCAG GATGGGGAAGAAGAGCCGCTGTCCGATGTCAGTGGAGGGAAAGTGGTCCTTCGGGATGTGGACAGGAATCAGAGCGGGAGCTACCTGTGCAAAGTGCTTGACTTGCAGTCCTTTGCCGAGCTGAACGCCTCGGTGAATCTCTTTGTAAACT ACCTGGACGTCCCCACGGTCCGGATTGTCGCTGTCGATGCGGAGAAACAGCAGCGCAAACACACGCCGCGGGAAGGGGACACGCTGCTCCTCAGCTGCAACACAACCAGCTCTGGACCGGTGGAATTCCAGTGGGAGAAG AAGGGAGAGGTGATTTCAACGGATCATCTACTGAAACTCACCAAGGTGACCTACCAGGACATGGGGGAGTACACCTGCCGGGTCACGATGCCCGAGGTCCCCGGCCTCTCCCGCTCCAAGGTGGCTTCTGTCGTCATTCACT CAAAGCCGAAGCTGACCACGCCGGAGGGGGTGGTGTACATCAAGGAGGGCGAAGTGCTGAACTTGACCTGCAGCGTCTTCTCTGTCCAAAAGCCGAAATTCTTCTGGAGTGCCAAAAATATAACG AGTCACCCGCTTTCATCCCGGAATCACCAGCATAACAGCACCATCTCAATCCAGGTCACGGAAGCCCTCCTGGCATCGGGGATCAACTGTTCGGCCGAAAACAAGCTGGGCACCACCGAGCACCAATTCATGCTGGAATTGA GGCCAGCAGCCACCAAACCTGGAGTCCCGGACTCTGACGAGATGCTCA AACCAAAGGAGAGCAATGGGGTCATCATCGTGGCTGTCATTGTGTGCATCATGGTGGTGTCCATCCTCGGGGCCGTCCTTTACTTCTTGCACAAGAAAGGGAAGCTTGCTTGCGGACGGTCAGGGAAGCAAGAGAT CACGAGGCCCGACGCGCACAAAGATGAGATTGTAGTTGAAGTCAAGTCAGATAAAGCTCCCGAAGAGGCGGGGCTCCTGCAAGGTGCCAATGGGGAGAAGAAGTCCACAGGTGACCAG GGAGAGGAATACATCAATCTGAGGAACTGA